The following coding sequences lie in one Homalodisca vitripennis isolate AUS2020 chromosome X, UT_GWSS_2.1, whole genome shotgun sequence genomic window:
- the LOC124368523 gene encoding mucin-4-like, whose translation MGTWLIIVLLVGSAELLPLDDTDSAESPISVWPKKKVNFSDSYLPAVSQVLLYVIDMVKQLPPPPKPTGVNKVNATAEVTTITPSRQTESTPDVTTSTPIKTESTTKVTPSTPSQTESTPAVTLSTSVQSEPTERITSSTLSQTESTAEVTPNPLSQNETSTETPPSILIQTESTSEFTPRTTIQTEATVQITSSIPSQNDLTEKITPNNTISSKERIPGSISYTESPAELATQGITHNIEEHTRFGFEDTEESLLNFDKDALRGSSRFTKRPTTKSSILIRLIKLVNALNKEAKRQGFTSIQGYSQAVLETLEKSSLQSTSRDQLRTLIQLMLKNNNIRTKDAISKTNNLLEILGRPGLMQNALNRIPPLKYTL comes from the exons ATGGGTACGTGGTTAATAATAGTTCTGCTCGTGGGCTCAGCTGAACTACTTCCTCTGGATGATACTGACAGCGCTGAG AGTCCGATATCTGTTTGGCCTAAGAAAAAAGTGAATTTCTCGGACTCTTACTTGCCAGCTGTAAGCCAAGTCCTCTTGTACGTAATAGACATGGTAAAACAATTGCCACCTCCACCAAAACCTACAGGAGTGAATAAAGTCAACGCGACGGCAGAGGTAACAACAATCACCCCGAGTCGTCAGACTGAGTCAACACCAGACGTAACAACAAGCACTCCGATTAAAACTGAATCAACGACAAAGGTAACGCCTAGTACTCCGTCTCAGACTGAGTCAACACCAGCCGTCACACTAAGCACTTCAGTTCAGAGTGAACCGACAGAACGGATAACATCAAGCACTCTAAGTCAGACTGAGTCCACGGCAGAAGTAACACCAAACCCGTTGAGTCAAAATGAGACATCAACAGAGACACCCCCAAGCATTCTAATTCAGACGGAGTCAACATCAGAGTTCACACCAAGAACTACAATTCAAACTGAGGCAACAGTACAGATAACATCAAGCATTCCTAGTCAGAATGATTTAACAGAGAAGATAACACCAAATAACACAATATCGTCAAAAGAACGTATTCCAGGGTCAATAAGTTACACCGAGTCACCAGCAGAACTAGCAACACAAGGCATAACTCATAATATCGAAGAGCACACACGATTTGGTTTTGAAGACACCGAAGAG TCTCTTCTAAATTTCGACAAGGACGCACTACGGGGATCTTCAAGATTTACAAAGAGGCCAACAACGAAATCCAGTATTTTGATTAGGCTGATCAAGCTTGTGAACGCTCTTAACAAAGAAGCTAAGCGACAAGGTTTTACTTCAATTCAg gGATATTCGCAGGCTGTGCTGGAGACGTTGGAAAAGAGTTCTCTGCAGAGTACGTCCCGAGATCAGTTGCGGACTTTAATTCAGCTCATGCTTAAGAATAACAACATTAGGACAAAAGATGCTATCTCTAAGACTAACAACTTACTCGAGATCTTGGGTAGGCCAGGCCTAATGCAAAATGCCCTCAACCGTATTCCACCACttaaatacactttataa